A window of the Synechococcus sp. JA-3-3Ab genome harbors these coding sequences:
- a CDS encoding Asp-tRNA(Asn)/Glu-tRNA(Gln) amidotransferase GatCAB subunit A has translation MTGDPYLLGSADAVSIARAVRQGSVSAQAVVAACLERIRRRDPQLNAFTAVLEESALQAAEQVDRQVAQGIPVGPLAGVPFAVKNLFDVAGLTTLAGSAINRENPPAIQDATVVARLKQAGAILVGTLNMDEYAYGFVTENSHYGPTHNPHDLNRSAGGSSGGSAAAVAGGLVPLALGSDTNGSIRVPASLCGVYGLKPTYGRLSRAGVALFAPSFDHVGPLARSVADIALSFDVMQGPDPQDPVCTRRPVDPTFGQLGQGIEGLRIAVADDYFARGAELPILAGVEKVAQALGARQTVRIPEAQRARAAAYLITAAEGANLHLPNLRTRPHDFDPATRDRFLAGALLPASWILQAQRFRRWYRQQVQTIFQEIDLFIAPTTPCSAPLLGQEKMVIDGVEVLTRPNLGLYTQPLSFIGLPVLSVPLRESGSLPFGVQLVAAPYQEAKLLRAAAYLEKLGIPDARPA, from the coding sequence ATGACCGGGGATCCCTACCTTCTCGGCAGCGCTGACGCGGTCTCTATTGCCAGGGCTGTCCGCCAGGGATCCGTGAGCGCCCAAGCGGTGGTGGCCGCCTGTCTGGAGCGGATTCGCCGGCGGGATCCCCAGCTCAATGCCTTTACAGCTGTCTTGGAGGAATCGGCCTTACAAGCGGCGGAGCAGGTGGATCGACAGGTGGCTCAAGGGATCCCGGTGGGCCCGCTGGCAGGGGTGCCCTTTGCCGTCAAGAACTTGTTTGACGTGGCCGGCCTCACCACCCTAGCTGGCTCGGCGATCAACCGCGAGAATCCCCCGGCCATCCAAGATGCAACGGTGGTGGCTCGTCTCAAGCAGGCAGGGGCGATCTTGGTGGGCACCCTCAATATGGACGAGTACGCCTATGGCTTCGTCACCGAAAACAGCCACTACGGCCCCACCCACAACCCCCACGATCTCAACCGCAGTGCGGGGGGATCCTCTGGCGGCTCGGCAGCAGCGGTGGCAGGAGGTTTGGTGCCCCTTGCCCTGGGCAGCGACACCAACGGCTCGATTCGGGTACCGGCCTCTTTGTGTGGCGTCTACGGCCTCAAGCCCACCTATGGCCGTCTGTCGCGGGCAGGGGTGGCTCTGTTTGCCCCCAGCTTCGACCACGTGGGCCCCTTGGCCCGTTCGGTGGCCGATATTGCCCTCAGCTTCGATGTTATGCAAGGGCCGGATCCCCAAGATCCCGTCTGTACCCGGCGTCCTGTGGATCCCACCTTTGGGCAGTTGGGGCAGGGGATCGAAGGCTTGCGCATCGCGGTGGCGGATGATTACTTTGCCCGAGGGGCAGAGCTCCCCATCTTGGCCGGAGTAGAAAAAGTGGCCCAAGCCCTGGGGGCCCGCCAGACTGTGCGGATCCCGGAAGCCCAGCGCGCCCGCGCCGCCGCCTACCTGATCACGGCTGCCGAGGGAGCCAACCTGCACCTGCCCAACCTGCGAACTCGCCCCCACGACTTCGATCCGGCCACCCGGGATCGCTTTTTGGCCGGAGCTTTGCTGCCCGCCAGTTGGATCTTGCAGGCGCAGCGCTTTCGCCGCTGGTACCGCCAGCAGGTGCAGACCATTTTTCAGGAGATCGATCTGTTCATTGCCCCCACCACCCCCTGCTCTGCCCCCTTACTTGGCCAAGAGAAGATGGTGATCGATGGGGTAGAAGTTCTCACCCGGCCCAACCTCGGCCTCTACACTCAGCCCCTCTCGTTTATCGGCCTGCCGGTGCTTTCAGTGCCGTTGCGCGAGAGCGGATCCCTGCCCTTTGGCGTACAACTGGTGGCCGCCCCCTATCAAGAAGCCAAACTGCTGCGGGCAGCCGCCTATTTGGAGAAGCTAGGGATCCCGGATGCGCGGCCTGCCTGA
- a CDS encoding DUF4089 domain-containing protein → MQPWDPETYVDQMAQLLQLPLHPEHRAGVIENFARFLPIAQQVLEFPLPPIVEPDPTFDPQP, encoded by the coding sequence ATGCAACCCTGGGATCCGGAAACCTACGTCGACCAGATGGCCCAACTGCTGCAACTGCCCCTGCATCCTGAACACCGAGCAGGGGTGATCGAAAATTTTGCCCGCTTTCTGCCCATTGCTCAACAGGTGCTGGAGTTCCCGTTGCCGCCGATAGTTGAGCCAGATCCCACCTTTGACCCTCAGCCATGA
- a CDS encoding hemerythrin domain-containing protein: MSPSASAGTLVVLCAEQHRVTLQFLARLSRAPELDLEQRRLCVQRLRQRLSRHIQLERHVLYPLLRTALAADPHRSAQIDRLEQQLRDQIPELTRFLHQAERDPQQLDPTSALHFYRQLRAQFEQEEKLLHPLFAQHVSPAAEQQQLRLFRKRLQASAASNRSAHSRRVALNELERQAITRPVLPNERFWSLQGNAVQMAAP; the protein is encoded by the coding sequence ATGTCTCCTTCGGCCTCTGCCGGTACACTGGTTGTCCTTTGTGCTGAACAGCACCGTGTTACCCTGCAGTTCTTGGCTCGCCTCTCTCGAGCTCCGGAGTTAGATCTGGAGCAGCGGCGTCTCTGTGTGCAAAGGTTGCGGCAGCGCCTCTCCCGCCACATTCAACTGGAGCGCCATGTCCTTTACCCGCTGCTCAGGACGGCTCTGGCGGCGGATCCCCACCGCAGCGCCCAAATTGACCGGCTGGAGCAGCAGTTGCGGGATCAGATCCCGGAGCTGACGCGCTTTTTGCACCAGGCGGAGCGCGACCCGCAGCAGTTGGATCCCACTTCTGCTCTTCACTTCTATCGGCAGTTGCGGGCCCAGTTCGAGCAGGAAGAGAAGCTCTTGCATCCCCTCTTTGCCCAGCATGTTTCCCCCGCTGCAGAGCAGCAGCAGTTGCGTCTGTTCCGCAAACGCCTGCAAGCCAGCGCTGCTTCCAATCGCTCTGCACATAGCCGTCGCGTTGCTTTGAATGAGCTGGAACGGCAGGCGATAACCCGCCCTGTCTTGCCCAACGAGCGCTTCTGGTCGCTGCAGGGCAACGCTGTGCAGATGGCCGCTCCCTAG
- a CDS encoding tRNA (5-methylaminomethyl-2-thiouridine)(34)-methyltransferase MnmD, protein MTAETQWQVLTTGDGSLTFFSQEFGQAFHNTSGAAQEALEKFVRPCRLDRLPLERDPDDPIRLLDICFGLGYNSGLALETIWQVRPDCPVEVIGLERSPEVPRQAWQVGVGSTWSFGQEWQHLIEQGSWQSPRWRGTLLWGDARQTLLQVPPGWADAVFLDPFSPSVCPELWTVDFLRAVAERMRPSGILATYSCAAAVRAALLEAGLFIGSTPPVGRPWPGTVASPQPHHLPPLSPMEWEHLRTRAAVPYRDPTLQGDRAQIRLQRQREQQTSPLEPTSAWKRRWPVQA, encoded by the coding sequence ATGACCGCAGAAACCCAGTGGCAGGTGTTGACCACAGGGGATGGATCCCTGACCTTTTTCTCCCAAGAGTTCGGGCAGGCTTTCCATAACACCAGCGGCGCTGCCCAGGAAGCGCTGGAGAAGTTTGTCCGCCCTTGCCGGCTGGATCGCCTGCCGTTGGAGCGGGATCCGGACGATCCCATTCGCCTCTTGGATATTTGCTTTGGCCTCGGCTACAACTCCGGCCTGGCCTTGGAGACGATTTGGCAGGTGCGGCCCGATTGCCCTGTGGAAGTCATTGGCCTGGAGCGATCCCCAGAGGTGCCCCGCCAGGCCTGGCAGGTGGGGGTGGGATCCACCTGGAGCTTTGGCCAGGAGTGGCAACACTTGATCGAGCAGGGATCCTGGCAATCGCCGCGCTGGCGGGGAACCCTGCTGTGGGGAGATGCCCGGCAAACCCTGCTCCAGGTGCCGCCGGGATGGGCGGATGCGGTGTTTTTGGATCCCTTCTCCCCTTCGGTTTGCCCGGAGCTGTGGACGGTGGACTTCTTGCGGGCAGTGGCCGAGCGAATGCGCCCCAGCGGGATCCTGGCCACCTATTCCTGTGCGGCGGCGGTGCGGGCGGCCTTGCTGGAGGCGGGGCTATTCATTGGCTCGACGCCGCCGGTGGGCCGCCCCTGGCCGGGCACGGTGGCCTCGCCCCAACCGCATCACCTGCCGCCCCTCTCGCCCATGGAGTGGGAGCACCTGCGAACCCGCGCCGCGGTGCCCTACCGGGATCCTACCTTGCAAGGGGATAGAGCCCAGATTCGGCTGCAACGCCAGCGAGAACAGCAAACTTCACCCCTTGAGCCCACTTCCGCCTGGAAACGCCGCTGGCCTGTGCAAGCCTAG
- the accD gene encoding acetyl-CoA carboxylase, carboxyltransferase subunit beta produces the protein MSLLDWFAERRKQTSLNLTGSSPFDKERQVREIADGLWQKCPACDALTYTKDLQQNWQVCPSCGYHHRITAPQRLQQLLDPGSWQPLDEHLAPTDPLHFFDQKPYAERLASYQERTQLKDAVLTGLGSLEGIPVAMGVMDFRFMGGSMGSVVGEKITRLTERATRDHLPLVIFSASGGARMQEGILSLMQMAKTAAALQRHREAGQLFISVLTHPTYGGVTASFAMLGDLILAEPGAQVGFAGPNVIEQTIGKGKLPEGFQTAEYLLAHGLIDAIVPRTELRRRLAQLLAMHRPRLRMSLPALEPTYALDPARI, from the coding sequence ATGTCTTTACTGGATTGGTTTGCCGAGCGGCGCAAGCAGACTTCCCTTAACTTGACCGGCAGCAGCCCCTTCGACAAAGAGCGGCAAGTGCGGGAGATCGCCGACGGCCTGTGGCAGAAGTGTCCGGCTTGCGACGCCCTCACCTACACCAAGGATCTGCAGCAGAACTGGCAGGTTTGCCCGAGCTGCGGCTATCACCATCGCATCACGGCCCCGCAGCGGCTGCAGCAGCTTTTGGATCCCGGCTCCTGGCAGCCCCTTGACGAGCACCTGGCCCCCACCGATCCGCTGCACTTTTTCGACCAAAAGCCCTACGCCGAGCGACTGGCCTCTTATCAGGAGCGCACCCAACTTAAAGATGCCGTCTTGACCGGGCTGGGCAGCTTGGAAGGGATCCCAGTGGCGATGGGCGTGATGGACTTCCGCTTTATGGGCGGCAGCATGGGCTCGGTGGTGGGCGAGAAGATCACCCGTCTTACCGAACGAGCTACCCGCGATCACCTGCCCCTAGTCATCTTCTCCGCCTCGGGGGGAGCCCGCATGCAGGAAGGGATCCTCAGCTTGATGCAAATGGCCAAAACGGCAGCCGCTCTGCAAAGGCACCGCGAGGCCGGGCAATTGTTCATCTCTGTGCTCACCCATCCCACCTATGGGGGGGTGACTGCCAGCTTTGCCATGTTGGGGGATTTGATCCTGGCCGAACCCGGCGCCCAGGTGGGGTTTGCCGGGCCCAATGTTATTGAGCAAACCATCGGCAAGGGCAAGCTGCCGGAGGGCTTCCAGACGGCCGAATATCTGCTGGCCCACGGGCTCATCGACGCAATTGTGCCGCGAACCGAGCTGCGCAGGCGCCTGGCCCAGTTGCTGGCCATGCACCGTCCTCGCCTGCGTATGTCCCTTCCCGCCCTCGAGCCGACTTATGCGCTCGATCCGGCCAGGATCTGA
- a CDS encoding STAS domain-containing protein produces MDFKLRIRTAETPQGQKLAIVPLEGRFDAKAASEVRQLLQQVLDFGYHNLLIDMSAVTFMDSSGLGVLISALRKCRAAGGNLSLCCVPESVSLVLSLTSMEKVLTCFDDLETGIANFSTASSAR; encoded by the coding sequence ATGGATTTTAAGCTGCGCATCCGTACTGCCGAAACCCCCCAGGGGCAAAAGCTGGCAATCGTGCCCTTAGAGGGTCGCTTTGACGCCAAAGCCGCTTCTGAAGTCCGGCAGTTGCTGCAGCAGGTTTTGGATTTTGGCTACCACAACCTGTTGATCGACATGTCGGCGGTTACCTTTATGGATAGCTCCGGCCTGGGAGTGCTGATCTCGGCCTTGCGCAAGTGCCGGGCTGCCGGCGGCAACCTCAGCCTCTGTTGCGTTCCCGAAAGTGTCTCCCTTGTCCTCAGCCTCACCTCCATGGAAAAGGTCTTGACCTGTTTTGACGACCTAGAGACGGGCATCGCCAACTTCTCCACCGCTTCTTCCGCTCGCTAG
- a CDS encoding class I SAM-dependent methyltransferase, translating into MPQTGLDTFQLLYQHHRGPSFCERMLATAPGRFNEAFWRFWQQHVEPCLPAAPCLLDLGTGPGYVLRQWAQRYPGGQLIGVDLMPYMLERAKADLKDIPGIQLLQADLHDPHLPLPDSSVDAAQAVVVIHEMVQPVRLLQAVRRLLKPGGRFLLVDWVRAPLSLYFDAATEVQLFQPDTPLDTLVDQFTHFYEHNRFSAEDLAWLLEKVGLRVVAQELYGQNRFVRLVAEKP; encoded by the coding sequence ATGCCCCAAACCGGCCTCGATACCTTTCAGCTTCTTTACCAGCACCACCGTGGCCCCAGCTTTTGCGAGCGCATGCTGGCCACGGCTCCTGGGCGCTTCAACGAGGCCTTTTGGCGGTTTTGGCAGCAGCACGTTGAGCCTTGCTTGCCTGCTGCGCCCTGCCTGCTGGATCTGGGAACGGGGCCGGGGTATGTCCTCCGGCAGTGGGCCCAGCGCTACCCCGGCGGACAGTTGATCGGCGTAGATCTGATGCCCTACATGTTGGAGCGGGCTAAAGCCGACCTCAAAGACATCCCCGGCATCCAACTGCTGCAAGCGGACCTCCACGATCCCCATTTGCCCCTGCCCGATAGCAGCGTTGACGCGGCCCAGGCGGTGGTGGTGATCCACGAGATGGTGCAGCCGGTGCGCCTGTTGCAAGCGGTGCGGCGTCTACTCAAGCCAGGGGGACGATTTTTGCTAGTGGACTGGGTGCGCGCCCCCCTCAGCCTCTACTTCGATGCCGCCACCGAGGTCCAACTGTTTCAGCCGGACACCCCCCTAGATACCTTGGTGGATCAATTTACCCACTTCTACGAGCACAACCGCTTCAGCGCCGAGGACTTGGCCTGGCTGTTGGAGAAGGTTGGTTTAAGAGTCGTGGCCCAGGAGCTCTACGGGCAAAATCGCTTTGTGCGTCTTGTGGCCGAAAAGCCCTAG
- a CDS encoding NAD-binding protein: protein MVGSPSQGPDEQLQDNGRDPGAFLLVCGYNDLAALTLQILEDFGQRAVVVAPGPRPSLLKEPWQYVEGDPHQPEVLRRAGIERIKVALLLEDNDQANFELALLIRDLNPQARIVSRLFNTGLARYLDSILPQHFSLSVAGLAAPAFALKAVSDEFVGYFELPQLEAQPATLPPELADPLYLGAPQETTLWNVVELTIGYNSRLLHMPLAELEETFGARVLFHYPVDGLSDFSESRVFDDFDHEAELLEGDRILVICDPRSYLQLLERNGRRGSSRAQRWASGQAQDRRQQRRGKSFGRGLLSWLRRSLQGLLQVKPIVHTLTFTLGAMLVLGVINFRIIGKSVVDGLLLTIVVLTGGYGDIEAFQQAETPLGVKVVAVVMTLVGAALVGLIYGLVTDKLVSSRFGLGRAARMPKADHVVIAGLGRLSYLVLQLLRQMGYEVVVVEPDSDNPLVEAAEREGAVVIRGNYALASTLQQARIQSSRCLICTTPDDLTNLETALTAHSLQPGIRTILRVTDPQVAARMQRHLQTLGTSYSTTALGARAFATAALVGSVYGTLTWEGETLLVTLLEVSPSSPYLGLSLRQLAQDYDLAILLHHSRPGRPCVFPKIWQKEGETVLKRGDRLYVMGTVGSLIRLAQGRPLPPELYQVRLLECRNPYFEDEILSTLAFYARLPKTALKPLLRCLPAVVSPPLPRDKAIKLARQLRKMSTEVQVFAQVQSGERRILEVL, encoded by the coding sequence ATGGTGGGCTCCCCTTCTCAAGGGCCGGATGAGCAACTGCAAGACAATGGCCGGGATCCAGGTGCTTTCCTCCTAGTCTGTGGCTACAACGACTTGGCAGCGTTGACGCTGCAGATTCTGGAAGACTTTGGACAGCGCGCGGTGGTGGTGGCTCCTGGCCCGCGGCCTTCTTTGTTAAAGGAACCGTGGCAATACGTAGAGGGGGATCCCCATCAGCCGGAGGTGCTGCGCCGGGCTGGGATCGAGCGGATCAAGGTGGCGCTGCTGCTGGAGGACAACGACCAGGCCAACTTCGAGCTGGCCCTCTTGATTCGAGATCTCAACCCGCAGGCGCGCATTGTCTCTCGTCTGTTTAACACCGGCCTTGCCCGCTACCTGGACTCGATTTTGCCGCAGCATTTTTCCCTATCGGTTGCCGGCTTAGCGGCTCCGGCCTTTGCCCTCAAGGCTGTCTCGGACGAATTTGTCGGCTACTTCGAGCTGCCCCAGTTGGAGGCTCAGCCGGCCACGCTGCCGCCGGAGCTGGCCGATCCGCTTTATTTGGGCGCCCCCCAAGAGACCACCCTCTGGAACGTGGTGGAGCTGACCATCGGCTACAACTCCCGTCTGCTGCACATGCCCCTCGCGGAACTGGAGGAAACCTTTGGGGCGCGGGTGCTGTTCCACTACCCGGTGGACGGGCTGTCCGACTTTTCCGAGTCTCGGGTTTTCGACGATTTCGACCACGAGGCAGAGCTGCTGGAGGGGGATCGCATTTTGGTGATCTGCGACCCCAGATCCTATCTGCAACTGTTGGAGCGCAACGGGCGGCGCGGCTCTTCGCGGGCCCAACGCTGGGCCAGCGGACAGGCGCAAGACAGGCGACAACAACGGCGAGGCAAGTCGTTCGGGCGGGGCCTCCTATCTTGGCTGCGCAGAAGCCTGCAGGGACTGCTGCAGGTCAAGCCCATCGTGCATACCCTCACCTTCACCTTGGGGGCGATGTTGGTGCTGGGGGTCATTAATTTCAGAATTATCGGCAAATCTGTGGTTGACGGGCTGCTGCTGACCATCGTGGTGTTGACAGGGGGGTATGGCGACATCGAGGCTTTTCAGCAGGCGGAGACGCCGCTGGGGGTGAAGGTGGTGGCGGTGGTCATGACCTTGGTGGGAGCTGCCCTGGTGGGGTTGATCTACGGGTTGGTGACCGACAAGTTGGTGAGCAGCCGCTTTGGCTTGGGCCGAGCCGCCCGTATGCCCAAAGCGGATCATGTGGTGATTGCCGGTTTGGGGCGGCTAAGCTACTTGGTGCTGCAGTTGTTGCGGCAGATGGGCTATGAGGTGGTGGTGGTGGAGCCCGACAGCGACAACCCTCTGGTGGAAGCGGCGGAACGGGAGGGGGCGGTGGTGATTCGGGGCAACTACGCTCTGGCCAGCACGCTGCAACAGGCTCGCATCCAAAGCAGCCGCTGCCTGATCTGCACGACGCCTGACGATCTCACCAACCTCGAGACCGCCCTGACCGCCCACAGCCTGCAACCGGGGATCCGCACCATCTTGCGGGTTACCGATCCCCAGGTGGCGGCGCGGATGCAGCGGCATCTGCAGACGCTGGGAACCAGCTACAGCACCACCGCCCTGGGGGCGCGCGCTTTTGCCACGGCAGCGCTGGTGGGATCCGTTTACGGCACCTTAACTTGGGAGGGGGAAACGCTGCTGGTGACGCTGCTGGAGGTCTCGCCTTCCAGCCCTTACCTGGGGCTGTCCCTGCGGCAACTGGCCCAGGATTACGACCTGGCAATTTTGCTGCATCACTCCCGACCGGGCCGGCCCTGTGTTTTCCCCAAGATCTGGCAGAAAGAGGGCGAGACGGTGTTGAAGCGGGGGGATCGCCTGTATGTGATGGGGACGGTGGGATCTCTGATTCGCCTGGCCCAGGGACGCCCTCTGCCGCCGGAGCTGTATCAAGTGCGCCTTTTGGAATGTCGCAACCCCTACTTTGAAGACGAGATCCTCTCCACCTTGGCGTTTTATGCGCGGCTGCCCAAGACGGCCCTGAAGCCGCTGTTGCGCTGTCTGCCGGCGGTGGTGAGCCCCCCTCTCCCCCGCGACAAGGCGATTAAGTTGGCCCGCCAACTGCGCAAAATGAGCACCGAGGTGCAGGTGTTTGCCCAGGTGCAGTCCGGCGAGCGGCGGATCCTTGAAGTCCTCTAG
- a CDS encoding Fe(3+) ABC transporter substrate-binding protein, whose product MGMRLSRRQFVSWAALGSVALAAGSLGRPARGANREVNLYTSRHYGTDEKLYDLFKQKTGITVNWVQGNADEIVQRIRSEGSNSPADIFMTVDVARLWRAQNEGLFQPIQSETLSKNIPESLRDPEGYWFGLTKRARVIMYNKDKVDPKELSTYEDLANPKWRGKVLTRSSSNVYSQSLTASIILAHGIPETEKWARGLVANFARPPEGGDIDQIKAVAAGVGDVALANTYYLARLIKSDNPEDRAVAEKVGVFFPNQEDRGTHVNISGAGILKTAPNKEAAIQFLEFLSGPEAQAIFAQSNNEYPVLPGAEIDSVVASFGTFKEDTINAASIGRVTPDALKVMDRAGWK is encoded by the coding sequence TTGGGTATGCGCTTATCGCGACGGCAATTTGTCAGCTGGGCCGCTCTGGGCTCTGTAGCCTTGGCGGCAGGCTCGTTGGGGCGTCCGGCCCGCGGCGCCAACCGGGAGGTGAACCTCTACACCTCTCGGCACTACGGCACAGACGAAAAATTGTACGACCTCTTCAAGCAGAAAACGGGCATTACGGTGAACTGGGTGCAGGGCAACGCCGATGAGATCGTCCAGCGCATCCGCAGCGAGGGCTCCAACAGCCCCGCCGACATCTTCATGACGGTGGATGTTGCCCGGTTGTGGCGCGCTCAGAACGAGGGCTTGTTTCAACCCATCCAGTCGGAGACGCTCTCCAAAAATATTCCCGAGTCTCTGCGGGATCCAGAGGGGTACTGGTTTGGCCTCACCAAGCGGGCGCGGGTGATCATGTACAACAAAGACAAGGTGGATCCCAAGGAGCTCTCCACCTACGAAGATCTGGCCAACCCCAAGTGGCGGGGCAAGGTGCTCACCCGCTCCTCCAGCAATGTGTACAGCCAATCTCTGACGGCCTCGATCATCTTGGCCCACGGGATCCCGGAAACCGAAAAGTGGGCCCGCGGCCTAGTGGCCAACTTTGCCCGCCCGCCGGAAGGGGGAGACATCGATCAGATCAAAGCCGTAGCTGCTGGCGTGGGGGATGTAGCCTTAGCCAACACCTACTACCTGGCGCGCTTGATCAAATCCGACAATCCTGAAGATCGGGCCGTAGCGGAAAAGGTGGGCGTCTTCTTCCCCAACCAAGAAGATCGCGGCACGCACGTCAACATCAGCGGCGCCGGAATTTTGAAAACTGCTCCCAACAAAGAGGCGGCCATCCAGTTTCTGGAGTTCCTCTCCGGCCCAGAAGCGCAGGCTATCTTTGCCCAAAGCAACAACGAGTACCCGGTGCTGCCGGGGGCTGAGATCGACTCGGTGGTGGCCAGCTTTGGCACCTTTAAGGAAGATACGATCAACGCCGCCAGCATTGGCCGCGTCACCCCTGATGCCCTAAAGGTAATGGATCGGGCCGGTTGGAAGTAG